The Bacteroidota bacterium genome window below encodes:
- the pnp gene encoding polyribonucleotide nucleotidyltransferase — protein MIRKSIEIGGKKLTLETGRLAKQANGAVLISLEDTVVLCTAVAKDEAAPGQDFFPLKVDYREKSAAVGKIPGGFFKREAKPSEKEVLSSRLIDRPIRPMFPDGYFNEVDIQAGVYSSDGENDADVIAAIGASAALMISDIPFDLPIAEVRVTRLNGELIILPTHTQNDEGDFDIIVAGTEDSIVMVEGEAKEISEAEFIEAVKFAHTHIIELCKFQKEFAAEVAKAKKPIPAAEDRTEMINDVKALYEAEYKEMVSAVLPKEQRHDKNHELHEKVIAALAEKYPEKEKELSGIMHDIQYNVIRAMILDEGKRLDGRGTTNIRNIACEVTVLPRTHGSALFTRGETQSLTTVTLGTGNDSQTIEGLRDEIQKKFILHYNFPGFSTGETSGRPGPGRREIGHGNLAERSLKKMAPGEKDFPYVIRIVSDILESNGSSSMATVCAGSLALMDAGVPMKKPVAGIAMGLIKEGDRVAVLSDILGDEDHFGDMDFKVAGTVDGITAIQMDIKIRGISFEVLETALKQAKDGRLHILGIMNETLSAPRENLSKYAPHLYSMQIPVDMIGTIIGPGGKMIRHIIAESGCELNIDDTGMLTIAAVNEKNAEIAKTMVGRLVEVPEKGKTYEGTIKSIKDFGAFVEIIPGKEGLLHISEIDYKRVDKVEDVLHMGDKIEVMLLDIDREGKMKLSRKALLPKPEGYVEPVKRERPEGDRRDGPRRDDRRGGGNRR, from the coding sequence TTGATAAGAAAAAGCATAGAGATAGGCGGAAAAAAACTAACTCTAGAAACAGGAAGACTTGCTAAGCAAGCAAACGGAGCAGTGTTAATCTCCCTAGAAGACACCGTGGTATTATGTACAGCAGTCGCAAAAGATGAAGCAGCACCGGGACAGGATTTTTTCCCATTAAAAGTAGACTACAGAGAAAAATCGGCAGCCGTCGGAAAAATTCCGGGCGGTTTCTTTAAAAGAGAAGCGAAGCCTTCTGAAAAAGAAGTTCTCTCATCAAGATTAATAGACAGACCAATAAGACCAATGTTCCCTGACGGATATTTCAACGAAGTTGATATTCAGGCAGGTGTTTACTCTTCAGACGGAGAGAACGATGCAGACGTAATTGCTGCTATCGGAGCCTCAGCAGCATTGATGATATCTGACATTCCTTTTGATTTACCTATAGCAGAAGTAAGAGTAACAAGATTGAATGGTGAATTAATAATTCTGCCGACTCACACTCAGAATGACGAAGGTGATTTTGATATTATTGTTGCAGGAACGGAAGATTCAATCGTAATGGTTGAAGGTGAAGCAAAAGAAATTTCAGAAGCAGAATTTATTGAAGCAGTTAAATTTGCCCATACACATATCATCGAGCTTTGTAAATTCCAGAAGGAATTTGCGGCAGAAGTTGCTAAAGCAAAGAAACCAATTCCTGCTGCTGAAGACAGAACAGAAATGATAAACGATGTTAAAGCATTGTACGAAGCTGAGTATAAAGAGATGGTAAGCGCAGTTCTTCCGAAAGAACAAAGACACGATAAAAATCATGAGCTTCATGAAAAAGTAATAGCAGCATTAGCAGAAAAATATCCTGAAAAAGAAAAAGAGCTTTCAGGCATTATGCACGATATACAGTACAATGTTATCCGCGCAATGATTTTAGATGAAGGCAAAAGATTAGACGGAAGAGGAACAACTAACATAAGAAATATTGCTTGTGAAGTAACTGTTCTACCGAGAACACACGGTTCAGCTTTATTCACCAGAGGTGAAACACAAAGTTTGACAACTGTAACTTTAGGCACAGGAAACGACTCACAGACTATCGAAGGATTAAGAGACGAAATTCAGAAGAAATTTATACTTCATTATAACTTCCCGGGATTCAGCACAGGTGAAACCAGCGGAAGACCAGGACCCGGAAGAAGAGAAATCGGGCACGGTAACCTTGCAGAGCGTTCATTGAAAAAAATGGCTCCGGGCGAAAAAGATTTCCCTTACGTTATTCGTATCGTATCGGATATTCTTGAATCAAACGGTTCATCTTCAATGGCTACAGTCTGCGCAGGTTCATTAGCATTAATGGATGCTGGTGTACCAATGAAAAAACCGGTTGCAGGTATTGCGATGGGTCTTATAAAAGAAGGCGATAGAGTTGCAGTGCTTTCAGATATTCTCGGCGATGAAGATCACTTCGGTGATATGGATTTCAAAGTTGCAGGAACAGTTGACGGTATCACAGCGATTCAGATGGATATAAAGATAAGAGGAATTTCATTTGAAGTCCTTGAAACAGCTCTTAAGCAGGCAAAGGACGGAAGACTTCATATTCTTGGAATAATGAACGAAACACTTTCTGCTCCAAGAGAAAACTTATCGAAGTATGCTCCGCATCTATACTCAATGCAGATTCCTGTTGATATGATTGGAACAATCATCGGACCGGGCGGAAAAATGATTCGCCACATCATTGCAGAATCAGGCTGCGAGCTTAACATCGATGATACAGGTATGTTAACAATTGCAGCTGTGAATGAAAAGAATGCAGAGATTGCTAAGACTATGGTAGGAAGATTAGTTGAAGTTCCTGAAAAAGGAAAGACCTATGAAGGCACAATTAAATCTATAAAAGATTTCGGCGCATTCGTGGAAATCATTCCGGGTAAAGAAGGACTTCTTCATATCTCCGAAATAGATTATAAGAGAGTAGATAAAGTTGAAGACGTTTTACATATGGGCGATAAGATAGAAGTCATGCTTCTTGATATTGACCGTGAAGGAAAAATGAAGCTTAGCAGAAAAGCATTGCTTCCGAAACCTGAAGGATATGTAGAGCCGGTAAAACGCGAAAGACCTGAAGGTGACAGACGCGACGGACCGAGAAGAGATGACAGACGCGGCGGCGGTAACAGACGCTAA
- a CDS encoding HPr family phosphocarrier protein, translating to MIEKEVEIVNNAGMHTRPASSIVKIAAKYKADFFITRDDFEVNGKSIIGVMTLAAEKGSKLTLKFEGEDEEALSVEMIDFFEKGFGEM from the coding sequence ATGATTGAAAAAGAAGTTGAGATTGTAAATAATGCAGGAATGCATACACGCCCTGCATCATCAATTGTTAAAATCGCCGCAAAGTACAAAGCCGATTTTTTTATAACACGGGATGATTTTGAAGTTAACGGTAAAAGCATAATCGGCGTAATGACTCTTGCCGCGGAAAAAGGCTCGAAGCTTACACTGAAATTTGAAGGCGAAGATGAAGAAGCTTTATCGGTTGAGATGATTGATTTTTTTGAAAAAGGATTCGGTGAAATGTAA
- a CDS encoding flavodoxin reductase — MEEHIVKIKVIEHATHDVLRIVLEKPEGYNFNPGQATEISINKKGWEKERRPFTFTCLPSENYLEFHTKTYPERKSVTNELLSLKAGDQLILHDVWGTIGYKGEGVFIAGGAGVTPFIAIFRYLKSKNELGNSKLIFSNKKREDIILKKEFEKILGENFINILSEEDTNDYPHGHITEDFLKQNIGTVDQKFYVCGPPPMMDAVEGYLKNLGIKKEDIVKEEF, encoded by the coding sequence ATGGAAGAGCACATAGTAAAAATAAAAGTAATAGAGCACGCAACACACGATGTTCTGCGAATTGTTTTGGAAAAGCCCGAAGGATATAATTTCAATCCCGGACAGGCAACGGAAATATCTATCAATAAAAAGGGATGGGAGAAGGAGAGAAGGCCATTTACATTTACTTGTCTTCCCAGTGAAAACTATCTTGAGTTTCATACAAAAACATATCCTGAAAGAAAAAGCGTGACAAATGAACTGCTATCATTGAAGGCAGGAGACCAATTAATTTTGCACGATGTATGGGGAACAATCGGTTACAAAGGAGAAGGCGTGTTTATTGCGGGCGGTGCCGGTGTGACTCCGTTCATTGCAATATTCAGATATTTGAAATCAAAGAATGAACTCGGTAACAGTAAGCTTATTTTTTCCAATAAGAAAAGAGAAGATATAATATTGAAAAAAGAGTTTGAAAAAATACTTGGAGAGAATTTTATAAATATTTTATCTGAAGAAGATACAAATGATTATCCGCACGGTCACATAACGGAAGATTTTTTAAAACAGAATATCGGAACAGTTGACCAGAAGTTTTATGTCTGCGGTCCCCCGCCGATGATGGATGCAGTAGAAGGGTATCTGAAGAATTTAGGCATTAAGAAGGAAGATATTGTGAAGGAGGAATTTTAA
- a CDS encoding STAS domain-containing protein: protein MKFEIDKQKDKTIFKLESKVLGHEIAADLKAELIFLQKEIDNQFIIDLGDVTRCDSSGLSCLLLAERMEREKGSKLVLMNVNKAVEDLIKIARLDRVFDIK, encoded by the coding sequence ATGAAATTCGAAATTGATAAACAGAAAGACAAAACAATATTCAAGCTTGAATCAAAAGTACTCGGCCACGAAATAGCTGCTGATTTAAAAGCTGAATTAATTTTTCTTCAGAAAGAAATTGATAATCAGTTTATAATAGACCTGGGCGATGTAACAAGATGTGACAGCTCAGGCCTCTCATGTCTTCTTCTTGCAGAAAGAATGGAGCGTGAAAAAGGAAGTAAATTAGTATTGATGAATGTTAACAAGGCAGTGGAAGATTTAATAAAAATTGCCCGTCTTGACAGAGTATTCGATATAAAATAA
- the msrA gene encoding peptide-methionine (S)-S-oxide reductase MsrA, whose product MKNHNKYRSVFSITLIMLFFSFYFTACSQIKSTMSGGSKDIPVEKSNLSNKGDKNKMSGDTTKYKKAIFASGCFWGTQYYLSKGKGVISTEVGFTGGTKDNPTYKEVCTGKTGHAEATLVVYDPEQTTYEELAKLYFETHDPTQVNRQGPDIGTQYRSEIFYLDNEQKETANKLIDILKGKGYDVVTKVTPASTFWKAEEYHQDYYEKNNGSPYCHVYKKKFD is encoded by the coding sequence ATGAAAAACCATAATAAGTACAGAAGTGTTTTCAGTATTACTCTGATAATGCTTTTTTTTAGTTTTTACTTCACTGCCTGCTCGCAGATAAAATCAACTATGAGCGGAGGCAGCAAAGATATACCGGTTGAAAAATCAAATCTATCAAATAAGGGAGATAAAAATAAAATGTCAGGCGACACAACAAAATATAAAAAAGCAATATTCGCATCCGGATGTTTCTGGGGAACACAATACTACCTTTCAAAAGGAAAGGGAGTAATTTCAACAGAAGTGGGATTTACCGGAGGAACAAAAGACAATCCGACGTACAAAGAAGTATGCACAGGAAAAACGGGACATGCAGAGGCAACACTTGTTGTTTACGATCCCGAGCAGACGACATACGAAGAGCTTGCAAAACTATATTTTGAAACACATGACCCTACGCAGGTAAACAGACAGGGACCGGATATCGGCACACAATACAGGAGCGAAATTTTTTATTTAGATAATGAACAAAAGGAAACAGCAAACAAACTTATCGATATTTTAAAAGGCAAAGGATATGATGTTGTAACTAAAGTTACTCCTGCTTCTACATTCTGGAAAGCAGAGGAGTACCATCAGGATTATTATGAAAAGAATAACGGAAGTCCTTACTGCCATGTGTATAAAAAGAAATTTGATTAA
- a CDS encoding polyprenyl synthetase family protein, translated as MEKFLEKYSVYKSKIDERINSLVVEKEPKSLYDPVNYILSGGGKRIRPVILLFACESVGGNIEDALDAGAAIEVLHNFTLVHDDIMDNADTRRGNETVHKKWNVNTAILAGDNLIAIAYKSLLRTKVLGIENIVKEFTEGVVEVCEGQSYDKDFELESDVTIDKYLMMIQKKTAKLIEVSAVMGAIIGGGTEEQISNIRNFAINSGLAFQIQDDLLDIIADEKEFGKKIGGDLIEGKKTYLLLKSLEVVNKKEDRKRIELIVKNSGIKDNQEEEIQRIKKIYHDYGVIDAAKKAVESYTLKADECIKDFDPKYQELLKGFSQMLLERNS; from the coding sequence ATGGAAAAATTTTTAGAGAAGTATAGTGTTTATAAGAGTAAAATCGATGAAAGAATAAACTCCCTCGTTGTTGAAAAAGAACCCAAAAGTCTTTACGACCCCGTAAATTATATCCTTTCAGGCGGCGGAAAAAGAATCCGCCCCGTTATTTTACTTTTTGCTTGTGAGTCTGTCGGCGGCAATATTGAAGATGCCCTTGATGCCGGAGCAGCTATTGAAGTGCTTCATAATTTTACATTAGTTCACGATGATATAATGGATAATGCCGATACCCGCAGAGGAAACGAGACCGTTCATAAAAAATGGAACGTAAACACTGCAATTCTTGCCGGCGACAATTTAATCGCTATAGCCTATAAATCATTATTAAGAACAAAAGTATTAGGAATAGAAAATATAGTTAAAGAATTTACTGAGGGCGTTGTTGAAGTCTGCGAAGGGCAAAGCTATGACAAAGATTTTGAATTAGAAAGCGATGTAACGATTGATAAATACTTAATGATGATTCAGAAAAAAACTGCAAAGCTTATTGAAGTCAGCGCAGTTATGGGAGCTATTATCGGAGGAGGAACTGAAGAACAGATCAGTAACATAAGAAACTTTGCAATTAACTCAGGTCTGGCATTTCAGATACAGGACGACTTGCTCGATATAATTGCAGATGAAAAGGAATTCGGGAAAAAAATCGGCGGAGATTTAATTGAAGGGAAGAAAACTTATTTATTGCTAAAGTCGCTTGAAGTTGTGAACAAGAAAGAAGACAGGAAACGAATTGAACTGATAGTAAAAAACTCAGGAATAAAAGATAACCAGGAAGAAGAGATACAAAGAATTAAAAAAATATATCACGATTACGGAGTGATTGACGCTGCCAAAAAAGCAGTGGAGAGCTATACTTTAAAAGCAGATGAATGCATAAAAGATTTTGACCCGAAGTATCAGGAACTGCTGAAGGGATTTTCACAAATGTTACTCGAAAGAAATTCTTAA
- a CDS encoding nitrite reductase (NAD(P)H) small subunit has product MKDEYVKTFKLSELSNKKGKQFQLDDDHEIAVFKIYDKVYAVDNICPHNHVPQMFDGYIDEMYVTCPIHGFKFHLETGEQPTKIGCKLKTYELKIEDDYIYVKKPKRKLFDFHF; this is encoded by the coding sequence TTGAAAGACGAATACGTAAAAACATTCAAGCTATCGGAGCTTTCAAATAAAAAAGGAAAGCAGTTTCAGTTAGATGACGACCATGAGATAGCTGTTTTTAAAATATATGATAAGGTATATGCAGTTGATAATATATGCCCGCATAATCACGTGCCGCAGATGTTTGACGGTTATATAGATGAAATGTATGTTACATGTCCCATACACGGATTTAAATTTCATCTTGAAACAGGTGAGCAGCCAACAAAAATCGGATGCAAGCTGAAAACATATGAACTGAAAATAGAAGACGATTATATATACGTAAAGAAACCGAAACGAAAATTATTCGATTTTCATTTTTGA
- a CDS encoding S8 family serine peptidase, with translation MSKNKILFTSFLALILAASSFAFIPNSDNRFHELLSEKIQKYIKTDAQEIPDWALTDPKDGYEGTRTLAFREYLKTTQTLNEPKQVVVAVIDGGIDINHPDLKNNIWQNMAEVNGQPGVDDDGNGYIDDFNGWNFLGTQESLGMEFTREYFRLKKEGVSESDPYFKKVKDAYLEEKSEVMFMKMGIGTSVDELNKAETTLKERNYPTDPDKLQKISNTLTGKYEEAASVILNTYFMYGVKKDEMLELQKEYDTKSKYLTDTTSTYLLIGDNPNLFLDKSYGNNKPNTGSMDHATHVAGIIAASVNTIGQCPYAKIMSIRCVPDEGDERDKDIANGIHYAVDNGANIINMSAGKYFSPKADLVLEAMKYAEEKGVLFVNSAGNDGADIETKISYPKKFMMEDGKMKFFSNMIVVGASTWMKEWSKEKDPEDLAGHYDLAASFSNYSNKIVDVYAPGVEINSCYPNPLYKHESGTSMASPEVTGIAANLKAYFPNLTAAQIKEIITSSVRTYPGLQVKVKGKNSKVPFASLSRSGGVVDMLNAFKRAQEFAQN, from the coding sequence ATGTCTAAAAATAAGATTCTCTTCACATCCTTTCTCGCTTTAATACTTGCAGCTTCCTCATTTGCATTTATTCCAAACTCAGATAACAGATTTCATGAACTGCTTTCGGAGAAGATTCAGAAATATATTAAAACAGATGCGCAGGAAATTCCTGACTGGGCTTTAACTGACCCTAAAGACGGCTATGAAGGAACCAGAACATTGGCTTTCAGAGAGTATTTAAAAACTACTCAGACTCTCAATGAACCGAAGCAGGTTGTTGTTGCAGTTATTGACGGAGGTATAGATATAAATCATCCTGACTTAAAAAATAATATCTGGCAGAACATGGCTGAAGTAAACGGCCAGCCGGGAGTAGATGATGACGGCAACGGATATATAGATGATTTCAACGGATGGAATTTTCTTGGAACACAGGAAAGTCTTGGGATGGAATTTACGCGTGAATATTTCAGATTAAAAAAAGAAGGTGTGAGCGAAAGTGACCCTTACTTTAAAAAAGTTAAGGATGCATACCTTGAAGAAAAAAGTGAAGTCATGTTTATGAAAATGGGAATTGGAACCTCAGTGGATGAACTTAATAAAGCTGAAACAACTTTAAAGGAAAGAAATTATCCGACTGACCCTGATAAACTGCAGAAAATTTCCAATACATTAACAGGAAAATATGAAGAGGCAGCATCGGTTATTCTAAATACATATTTCATGTACGGAGTTAAGAAAGATGAAATGTTAGAATTGCAGAAAGAGTATGATACGAAATCAAAATACTTAACAGATACGACAAGCACATATTTATTGATTGGAGATAATCCGAATTTATTTTTAGATAAATCTTACGGCAACAATAAACCTAATACAGGCAGCATGGACCATGCAACTCACGTTGCAGGAATAATTGCAGCTAGTGTAAATACAATCGGTCAGTGTCCTTATGCAAAAATTATGAGCATACGATGCGTGCCCGATGAAGGCGATGAAAGAGATAAAGATATTGCAAACGGAATTCATTATGCAGTTGATAACGGTGCGAATATTATAAATATGTCAGCAGGAAAATATTTTTCTCCTAAAGCTGACCTGGTACTGGAAGCGATGAAGTATGCTGAAGAAAAAGGAGTGTTATTTGTAAACTCAGCAGGTAACGACGGAGCTGATATAGAAACAAAAATCAGTTATCCGAAAAAATTTATGATGGAAGACGGAAAAATGAAATTTTTCTCGAATATGATTGTAGTCGGAGCATCAACGTGGATGAAGGAATGGTCTAAAGAAAAAGATCCGGAAGATTTAGCAGGGCATTATGACCTTGCAGCTTCGTTCAGTAATTATTCAAACAAAATTGTTGATGTGTATGCTCCGGGTGTTGAGATAAACAGCTGCTATCCGAATCCCTTATACAAACACGAAAGCGGAACAAGCATGGCTTCCCCTGAAGTAACAGGTATTGCAGCTAATTTAAAAGCGTACTTCCCGAATCTTACTGCAGCCCAGATAAAAGAAATTATTACAAGCTCAGTGAGAACATATCCGGGATTACAGGTGAAAGTAAAAGGGAAAAATTCGAAAGTGCCGTTCGCAAGTTTATCTCGTTCGGGCGGAGTAGTAGATATGCTGAATGCATTCAAGCGTGCTCAGGAATTTGCTCAGAATTAA
- a CDS encoding redoxin domain-containing protein has product MALNVGDTAPDFTLKSKNETGDVKDYTLGDYKGKKNVVLFFYPQSFTGVCTTEMCTIVKDFEDYSSLDAQTFGISVDSIFTQDAWAKTNGITFPLLSDFNKEVIEKYGTRYPDGGFVHNMNGVSKRAAFVVDKEGKIAYAEVLESAGDLPNFDKVKEVLKSLN; this is encoded by the coding sequence ATGGCTTTAAACGTTGGCGATACAGCTCCTGATTTTACTTTAAAAAGTAAAAATGAAACAGGCGATGTTAAAGATTACACTTTAGGTGATTACAAAGGAAAGAAAAACGTAGTTTTATTTTTCTATCCGCAGTCATTTACCGGAGTTTGTACAACAGAAATGTGTACAATCGTAAAAGACTTCGAAGATTATTCTTCACTTGATGCGCAGACTTTCGGAATAAGTGTTGACTCTATTTTTACACAGGATGCATGGGCAAAAACAAACGGAATTACATTCCCTTTACTTAGCGATTTCAACAAAGAAGTGATTGAAAAATACGGAACAAGATATCCTGACGGCGGCTTTGTTCACAATATGAACGGAGTTTCAAAAAGAGCTGCATTTGTTGTTGATAAAGAAGGTAAGATTGCATACGCTGAAGTTTTAGAAAGCGCAGGAGATCTGCCAAACTTTGATAAAGTAAAAGAAGTTTTAAAATCCTTAAATTAA
- a CDS encoding bifunctional riboflavin kinase/FAD synthetase, with amino-acid sequence MIVVREPDEIVYDKKTVVTVGTFDGVHIGHQQIIGELNRLKEEKNLRSILITFDPHPQIVLRNRSKDVKLLTSTEEKLELLKRFPLDTVYIINFSKEFAATPAETFFTDYIVNRIGLNDLVIGYDHMFGKNREGSIETVNALSNNFGFSVHKVPEFKIDDKNISSTEIRNLLEQGDVNAAKFFLGRFYEIEGTVVQGAKRGRELGYPTANLKIDDDNKQIPKNGIYAVEVLYDKNIFQGMMSIGHNPTVNDTDEIFIEVNIFNFDKDIYGEKIKIRFVEYIREEVKFNSLEELTKKLDEDKQKTLNIFSNIN; translated from the coding sequence ATGATTGTTGTTAGAGAGCCTGATGAAATTGTTTACGATAAGAAAACCGTTGTTACCGTAGGGACTTTTGACGGTGTTCACATAGGGCATCAGCAGATAATAGGTGAGCTTAATCGCCTGAAGGAAGAAAAGAATTTAAGAAGCATCTTAATCACTTTCGACCCGCATCCGCAGATTGTTTTAAGGAACCGCTCCAAAGATGTAAAGCTTTTGACTTCCACAGAGGAGAAACTTGAGTTACTAAAAAGATTTCCTCTTGATACAGTTTATATAATAAATTTCAGTAAAGAGTTTGCAGCAACACCGGCAGAGACATTTTTTACTGATTACATAGTGAACAGGATTGGACTTAATGATTTAGTTATCGGATATGACCACATGTTCGGTAAAAATCGCGAAGGCAGTATAGAAACGGTAAACGCACTTTCAAATAATTTCGGTTTCAGCGTGCACAAAGTGCCGGAGTTTAAAATCGACGATAAAAATATAAGCAGCACTGAAATAAGAAATCTTCTTGAACAGGGAGATGTAAACGCTGCGAAATTTTTTCTCGGGAGATTTTATGAAATAGAAGGAACAGTTGTGCAGGGAGCGAAGAGAGGCAGAGAGTTAGGATATCCGACGGCAAACCTGAAGATTGATGATGATAACAAACAAATTCCGAAAAACGGAATTTACGCAGTAGAAGTTCTTTACGATAAAAATATTTTCCAAGGTATGATGAGCATAGGGCATAACCCGACAGTGAATGATACCGATGAAATATTCATTGAAGTAAACATCTTTAATTTTGATAAAGATATTTACGGAGAAAAAATTAAAATCAGGTTTGTTGAGTACATAAGGGAAGAAGTAAAATTCAATTCCCTTGAAGAGCTTACAAAGAAGCTTGACGAAGACAAACAAAAAACTTTAAATATATTCAGTAACATTAATTAA
- the queG gene encoding tRNA epoxyqueuosine(34) reductase QueG yields the protein MINTSIISGLIKQKAKEYCFALCGFSKAEILVKEEIYFKKWLDEKKNAGMNWLNNSFEKRVNPFLVMPETKSIISLAFIYDTPYQHIEDKSIAKISRYAWGEKDYHKVIKKKLKPLCAEIELLSPEIKTRAYVDDGPMMDKIWAARSGIGAMGKHTNIINPAIGSFFFLCEILINVELEYDKPIEEDLCKNCTLCVNACPTGAIYDEYKLDANLCISYQTIENRGEIPEFINLDNWIYGCDTCQDVCPYNSRNVFTEDERFFPKKETLNKSLEELSKLPEEEFNKLFEGTPVRRTKYAGWKRNIEKNLKRDIKNI from the coding sequence TTGATTAATACGTCAATCATATCAGGACTAATAAAGCAGAAAGCAAAAGAATACTGCTTTGCCCTGTGCGGATTTTCGAAAGCGGAGATTCTTGTTAAGGAGGAAATCTATTTTAAGAAGTGGCTGGATGAAAAGAAGAATGCCGGTATGAACTGGCTGAATAACTCCTTTGAAAAAAGAGTAAATCCCTTCCTTGTAATGCCTGAAACAAAGTCAATTATATCACTCGCCTTTATTTACGATACTCCATATCAGCATATAGAGGATAAATCAATAGCTAAAATTTCCCGCTATGCCTGGGGAGAGAAAGATTATCATAAGGTAATAAAGAAAAAATTAAAACCTCTTTGTGCAGAAATAGAATTATTATCTCCTGAAATTAAGACGCGCGCATATGTAGATGACGGTCCCATGATGGATAAGATATGGGCAGCACGCAGTGGTATCGGAGCAATGGGTAAGCACACGAACATTATAAATCCCGCTATCGGCAGTTTTTTCTTTTTATGTGAAATACTTATTAATGTCGAACTGGAATATGATAAACCTATTGAAGAGGACTTGTGCAAGAACTGCACGCTATGCGTGAATGCCTGTCCTACGGGAGCGATTTATGATGAGTATAAGCTCGATGCGAATTTATGTATATCGTATCAGACGATTGAAAATCGTGGTGAGATACCTGAGTTTATAAATCTGGATAACTGGATTTACGGCTGCGATACATGTCAGGATGTATGCCCTTACAACTCAAGAAATGTTTTCACAGAAGATGAAAGATTTTTTCCAAAGAAAGAAACGCTGAATAAATCACTGGAAGAATTATCAAAACTTCCCGAAGAAGAATTCAATAAATTATTTGAAGGCACGCCTGTAAGAAGAACGAAATACGCAGGATGGAAAAGAAATATTGAGAAGAATTTAAAAAGGGATATAAAGAATATTTAA
- the rpsO gene encoding 30S ribosomal protein S15: protein MALTKEEKSEIVTKYGESANNSGKTEVQVAILTKRINELSASHFNTHAKDNHSRRGLLKMVGKRRKLLRYLENKDVTRYRGIIKELNIRK, encoded by the coding sequence GTGGCATTAACTAAAGAAGAAAAAAGCGAGATTGTAACAAAGTACGGCGAATCAGCTAACAACTCAGGAAAGACTGAAGTTCAGGTTGCAATACTTACAAAAAGAATTAATGAGCTTTCAGCAAGCCATTTTAACACTCATGCAAAAGATAACCACTCAAGAAGAGGTCTTTTGAAAATGGTTGGTAAAAGAAGAAAGCTTTTAAGATATCTTGAAAACAAAGATGTTACAAGATACAGAGGCATCATAAAAGAGTTAAACATCAGAAAATAA